From one Phocoena sinus isolate mPhoSin1 chromosome 4, mPhoSin1.pri, whole genome shotgun sequence genomic stretch:
- the CLDN17 gene encoding claudin-17 encodes MTFNPLQIAGLVLGFFGMVGTLATALLPQWRVSAFVGSNIIVFERLWEGLWMNCIRQVKVRLQCKFYSSLLALPHDLEAARALMCVAVALSLIALLIGISGMKKIQCKGSNERVKTYLLGTSGVLFILTGIFVLIPVCWTANIIIRDFYNPAVHIGQKRELGAALFLGWASTAVLFIGGGLLCGYCCCNRKKQENRYPAAEHPAPHTDKRPQNGTVLSKTSTSYV; translated from the coding sequence ATGACATTTAACCCACTGCAAATCGCTGGACTGGTTCTTGGGTTCTTCGGCATGGTGGGAACTCTGGCCACAGCACTTCTGCCTCAGTGGAGAGTATCGGCTTTTGTTGGCAGCAACATTATTGTCTTTGAAAGGCTCTGGGAAGGGCTCTGGATGAACTGCATCCGACAAGTCAAGGTTAGGTTGCAGTGTAAGTTCTACAGTTCTTTGCTGGCTCTCCCACATGACCTGGAAGCAGCCCGCGCCCTCATGTGTGTAGCTGTTGCCTTATCTCTGATTGCTCTGCTTATTGGCATCTCCGGCATGAAGAAGATTCAGTGCAAAGGCTCTAACGAGAGGGTTAAAACATATCTTCTGGGGACTTCTGGAGTCCTCTTTATCCTGACGGGCATCTTCGTTCTCATTCCGGTGTGCTGGACAGCCAATATCATCATCAGGGATTTCTACAACCCAGCCGTCCACATAGGTCAGAAACGAGAGCTGGGAGCGGCACTCTTCCTTGGCTGGGCAAGTACCGCTGTCCTCTTCATCGGAGGGGGTCTGCTTTGTGGGTACTGCTGTTGCAACAGAAAGAAGCAAGAGAACAGATATCCAGCCGCTGAGCATCCTGCGCCACACACAGATAAGCGACCACAGAACGGGACAGTGCTTAGTAAGACCTCCACAAGTTACGTCTAA